In the Sediminibacter sp. Hel_I_10 genome, one interval contains:
- a CDS encoding META domain-containing protein — MKHFTVFIFAILLKSCGASDGASNSAETSMKDAHQMLSGAYAVTSLETNDVAEGLTLEFDSETKKVSGHSGCNSFFGSYEVSGNTLTFGPLASTKMMCEDKKNALESKMLNVLSQTNTYEIKDKQLLLKKDKQTLLMSQKTTKKQQNSTLTYEANTRGFYEKIWVEGDQLHFTNDRYAKAVVTNTLSKEDKEALDLLMQNINVKALADLEAPSKAFQYDGAAIASLQIETNGETYKTTSFDHGNPPQAIKDLVNKLLSIKEAMVE; from the coding sequence ATGAAACATTTCACAGTATTTATATTTGCCATTTTATTAAAATCGTGTGGAGCTTCAGATGGAGCTTCAAATTCCGCAGAAACCTCTATGAAAGACGCGCATCAAATGCTCTCTGGAGCATACGCTGTGACGTCCTTAGAAACCAATGATGTGGCTGAGGGCTTAACACTTGAATTTGATTCTGAAACTAAAAAAGTGTCTGGTCACTCCGGTTGCAATAGCTTTTTTGGGTCTTATGAAGTCTCTGGCAATACCCTTACTTTTGGTCCATTAGCGTCTACCAAGATGATGTGTGAGGATAAAAAGAATGCATTAGAATCTAAAATGCTTAACGTCCTTTCTCAAACAAACACTTATGAGATTAAAGACAAGCAACTTCTTTTGAAAAAGGATAAACAAACGCTGCTCATGTCTCAAAAAACTACTAAAAAACAACAAAACAGCACACTTACCTACGAAGCAAATACGCGTGGTTTTTACGAAAAAATTTGGGTTGAAGGAGATCAATTACACTTTACGAATGACCGCTACGCAAAGGCAGTTGTGACCAACACCTTGTCAAAAGAAGATAAGGAAGCGTTAGATCTTTTAATGCAAAACATCAATGTTAAAGCTCTGGCCGATTTAGAAGCGCCATCAAAAGCCTTTCAATATGACGGTGCAGCAATTGCAAGCCTTCAAATTGAAACTAATGGAGAAACTTACAAAACCACTTCTTTTGATCACGGAAATCCGCCACAGGCCATAAAAGATTTGGTAAATAAACTGTTGTCCATCAAAGAAGCAATGGTCGAGTAA
- a CDS encoding ABC transporter ATP-binding protein — MARQGPKSLQDQKKVNIKGSFSALVFIPRFFKEIWNTNKRLFLASALCRFIGAVLPVVILWIGKIIIDEIVLQTKSESVDLTTLWWYVGIEFGLIILSDLVSRAISLTDGLLGDAYSIDSSVRIMKKTSKIDMSLLEDSEFYDKLERARTQTTGRVGLMSNALGELQSLISIGTLIAGLIYFEPYLIILLVLSIIPSFINEIWFSQQQYSLARGWTAERRELDYLRYIGANNETAKEIKLFGLTDFIVGRFERLSQEYFELNKKLAVKRSALGFLFNVLGTLSYYGAYVFIIYRVVTGFITLGELTFLSGAFNRLTKNLQEFFSKFTRITESALYLKDYFEFIDISVVPKHSEDQPLPVKIKTGFEFKNVHFAYPGSDIEILKGITFKIEAGEKLAFVGQNGAGKTTLTKLLLRFYEPTSGEILLDGVNINRFNKSEYQAFFGVIFQDFFKYEFTARENIAIGDIKELHNQEKIENASELSLANEVISELKKGYDQQLGKRFAKGQDLSGGQWQKVALARAYMKDAEVMILDEPTSALDAKAESDVFQRFIALTENKTSIIISHRFSTVRQANRILVLEAGQVLEIGTHVELMENKSLYAQLFALQAEGYQ; from the coding sequence ATGGCTAGACAAGGCCCAAAATCCCTGCAAGACCAAAAAAAGGTCAATATCAAGGGGTCATTTAGTGCATTGGTGTTTATTCCTCGTTTCTTTAAAGAAATTTGGAACACCAATAAGCGTCTGTTTTTGGCATCTGCACTTTGCCGATTTATTGGTGCCGTTTTGCCCGTTGTGATTTTATGGATTGGTAAAATTATCATAGATGAGATCGTCCTTCAAACCAAATCGGAATCTGTAGACCTCACCACGCTATGGTGGTATGTTGGTATTGAGTTTGGATTGATTATTCTTTCAGATCTCGTAAGTAGAGCTATTTCTTTAACCGATGGATTATTGGGAGATGCTTATTCTATTGATTCTTCTGTGCGAATTATGAAAAAAACCAGCAAGATCGATATGAGCTTGCTAGAAGATTCAGAGTTTTATGATAAGCTTGAGCGCGCCAGAACCCAAACGACCGGGAGAGTAGGGTTGATGTCAAACGCCTTGGGAGAACTTCAAAGCCTAATTTCAATAGGGACACTTATTGCGGGACTTATCTATTTTGAGCCCTACCTTATTATTTTATTGGTGTTGAGTATTATACCTTCTTTTATTAATGAAATTTGGTTTAGTCAGCAACAATATTCTTTGGCTAGAGGCTGGACGGCAGAGCGACGTGAGTTGGATTATCTTAGGTACATTGGTGCCAATAATGAAACAGCTAAAGAGATTAAACTTTTTGGTTTGACCGACTTTATTGTAGGCCGTTTTGAGCGGTTGTCTCAAGAGTATTTTGAACTCAATAAAAAATTGGCGGTAAAACGGTCGGCATTGGGCTTTCTGTTTAATGTGTTAGGGACGTTAAGCTATTATGGTGCCTATGTGTTTATCATTTATCGGGTTGTTACAGGCTTTATTACTTTGGGTGAGCTTACCTTTCTTTCGGGAGCGTTCAATAGATTGACTAAAAATCTCCAAGAGTTTTTCTCAAAATTTACCAGAATCACGGAGAGCGCACTTTATCTTAAGGATTATTTTGAATTCATTGATATTTCGGTAGTGCCTAAACATTCCGAAGATCAACCGTTGCCCGTAAAAATTAAGACAGGTTTTGAGTTTAAGAATGTGCATTTTGCCTATCCAGGATCAGATATTGAAATCTTAAAAGGGATCACTTTTAAGATAGAAGCAGGAGAAAAATTAGCCTTTGTTGGGCAAAACGGTGCGGGCAAGACCACACTTACTAAATTGTTGTTGCGATTTTACGAGCCCACTTCTGGAGAGATCTTGTTGGATGGTGTCAACATCAATCGCTTTAACAAATCAGAATATCAAGCATTTTTTGGAGTCATCTTTCAGGACTTTTTTAAGTATGAATTTACAGCCCGAGAGAATATCGCCATTGGTGACATCAAAGAGTTGCATAATCAGGAAAAAATTGAAAATGCTTCGGAACTAAGCTTGGCGAATGAGGTGATTTCCGAATTAAAAAAAGGCTATGACCAGCAGTTGGGCAAACGCTTTGCTAAAGGACAGGATCTTTCTGGCGGTCAATGGCAAAAGGTAGCTTTAGCTAGAGCTTATATGAAAGATGCCGAGGTGATGATTCTTGATGAACCTACCTCTGCTTTAGATGCAAAAGCAGAAAGTGATGTGTTCCAAAGATTTATTGCCCTAACAGAAAACAAGACGAGCATTATCATCTCCCACCGTTTTTCTACAGTAAGACAAGCGAACCGAATTTTGGTTCTAGAAGCAGGGCAAGTTCTCGAGATAGGCACTCATGTTGAACTTATGGAAAACAAGTCGCTCTACGCACAGCTTTTTGCTTTGCAGGCGGAAGGCTATCAATAA
- the sufC gene encoding Fe-S cluster assembly ATPase SufC, whose protein sequence is MLQIKDLHASVDDKEILRGINLEVKAGEVHAIMGPNGSGKSTLASVIAGKEEYDVDKGQILLDGVDIDELSAEERAHKGVFLSFQYPVEIPGVSVTNFIKTAINETRKAKGLEDMPAKDMLKMIREKSEMLEIDRKFLSRSLNQGFSGGEKKRNEIFQMAMLEPKLAILDETDSGLDIDALRIVANGVNKLKSKDNAVIVITHYQRLLDYIVPDFVHVLHEGRIVKSGTKELAHELEERGYDWVKEEVGA, encoded by the coding sequence ATGTTACAGATAAAAGACCTTCACGCAAGTGTAGACGATAAAGAAATTTTAAGAGGTATTAACCTTGAAGTAAAAGCAGGTGAAGTTCACGCTATTATGGGACCTAACGGCTCTGGTAAAAGTACTTTGGCTTCGGTAATTGCAGGTAAAGAGGAATATGACGTGGATAAAGGCCAAATTTTACTCGATGGTGTAGATATCGATGAGCTTTCTGCGGAAGAACGAGCGCACAAAGGTGTTTTTCTATCGTTTCAATATCCGGTAGAAATTCCTGGTGTTAGTGTTACTAACTTTATAAAGACCGCGATTAACGAAACAAGAAAAGCTAAGGGCTTAGAAGATATGCCTGCTAAGGATATGCTTAAGATGATTCGTGAGAAGTCTGAAATGTTAGAAATCGATAGAAAATTTCTGTCTAGATCTCTTAACCAAGGGTTTTCAGGTGGAGAGAAAAAGCGTAACGAGATTTTTCAAATGGCAATGCTAGAGCCTAAATTGGCTATTTTGGATGAGACGGATTCTGGTCTTGATATTGATGCCCTTCGTATTGTTGCCAACGGTGTAAACAAATTAAAAAGTAAAGATAACGCGGTGATCGTGATTACTCATTACCAACGTTTATTAGATTATATCGTTCCTGATTTTGTGCACGTGTTGCATGAAGGACGCATCGTTAAATCTGGAACCAAAGAGCTGGCACATGAGCTAGAGGAGAGAGGTTATGACTGGGTTAAGGAAGAAGTCGGTGCTTAA
- the sufD gene encoding Fe-S cluster assembly protein SufD, whose amino-acid sequence MELKDKLVSSFMAFENLVDVDAPVHDVRSAAIKTFEDQGFPSKRDEAWKYTSLSSILKHDYSVFPKQENAIEYRDIKKYLIHDIDSYKIVFIDGKYSSHLSETTHEGVDICLMSSALSKPKFRPVIENYFDKATTKDSLSSLNTAFSCEGAYIHVPKNKMVEKPIQIVHFSTGNEAALMLQPRNLIVVEENSHVQIIERHQSLTEHPVLTNSVTEIFANKRAIVDYYKIQNDKQSASLIDNTFIKQKDESHASVHTFSFGGKLTRNNLNFYQEGERIDSTLKGVTIIGDKQHVDHNTLVHHIEPNCESHQDYKGIFGDKSTGVFNGKVVVNKEAQKTNAFQSNNNILLSDKASINTKPQLEIFADDVKCSHGCTIGQLDESAMFYMRSRGIPEKEAKALLMFAFSNNVLDSVKIPEIKQRITKIIAGKLGVKIGFDL is encoded by the coding sequence ATGGAATTAAAAGATAAATTAGTATCGTCATTTATGGCATTTGAGAATTTGGTGGATGTTGATGCACCAGTTCATGATGTTCGTAGTGCTGCCATAAAAACGTTTGAAGATCAAGGATTTCCATCAAAGAGAGATGAGGCTTGGAAATACACATCTTTAAGCAGTATTTTAAAGCACGATTACAGCGTCTTTCCTAAGCAAGAAAATGCTATCGAATATAGAGATATCAAGAAATATTTGATTCATGATATTGATAGCTATAAAATTGTTTTTATAGATGGTAAGTATTCGTCTCATTTATCAGAGACCACTCATGAAGGGGTTGATATTTGCTTGATGTCTTCTGCGCTATCTAAACCAAAATTTCGTCCTGTTATAGAGAACTATTTTGACAAGGCGACAACTAAAGACAGTCTGTCTTCATTGAATACTGCCTTTTCTTGTGAAGGTGCCTACATCCATGTTCCTAAGAATAAAATGGTGGAGAAGCCTATTCAAATTGTACATTTTTCAACAGGAAATGAGGCCGCATTAATGTTGCAACCACGTAATTTAATTGTGGTTGAAGAAAATTCTCATGTTCAAATTATTGAGCGTCACCAAAGCTTGACAGAGCATCCAGTATTGACAAATAGTGTGACAGAGATTTTTGCTAATAAGCGCGCTATTGTTGACTATTATAAAATTCAAAATGATAAGCAAAGTGCATCGCTTATTGATAATACGTTTATCAAGCAGAAAGACGAAAGCCATGCCTCTGTACATACCTTTTCTTTTGGAGGTAAATTGACGAGAAATAACCTAAATTTTTATCAGGAAGGCGAGCGCATCGATTCTACCCTAAAAGGTGTGACGATTATTGGCGATAAGCAGCATGTAGATCATAATACTTTAGTGCATCATATAGAGCCTAACTGTGAGAGTCATCAAGATTATAAAGGCATCTTTGGAGATAAATCTACAGGTGTTTTTAATGGGAAGGTGGTTGTTAATAAGGAAGCGCAAAAAACCAATGCATTTCAGTCTAACAATAATATTCTCTTAAGCGATAAAGCCTCTATAAATACAAAACCACAATTAGAGATTTTTGCAGATGATGTCAAATGCTCTCACGGTTGTACCATTGGTCAATTAGATGAAAGCGCTATGTTTTATATGCGTTCACGCGGTATTCCAGAAAAAGAAGCGAAAGCACTTTTAATGTTTGCCTTCAGTAATAACGTTTTAGATTCGGTTAAAATACCAGAGATCAAACAGCGCATTACTAAAATTATTGCGGGTAAGTTAGGGGTTAAAATTGGGTTTGATCTTTAG
- a CDS encoding PadR family transcriptional regulator, whose amino-acid sequence MYSKELTKGTLQPIILKLISTRSKMYGYEITQEVKRLTSGKIDISEGALYPILHKLEAKGVLETEKVYIGKRVRKYYSVTKNGMETVNEVTNEIHDFIETLSIVFNPKPSSL is encoded by the coding sequence ATGTATAGCAAAGAACTCACAAAAGGCACATTACAACCCATAATTTTGAAACTTATAAGTACAAGGAGCAAAATGTATGGCTATGAGATTACCCAAGAGGTAAAAAGACTAACCTCAGGAAAAATAGATATTTCTGAAGGCGCACTGTATCCTATTTTGCACAAGCTTGAAGCCAAAGGCGTTTTAGAGACTGAAAAAGTTTACATCGGCAAGCGCGTGCGCAAATATTATAGCGTCACTAAAAATGGTATGGAAACTGTAAATGAGGTCACGAATGAGATACATGATTTTATTGAAACGTTATCTATTGTCTTTAACCCTAAACCTTCATCGTTATGA
- a CDS encoding serine hydrolase codes for MSTLKIYYSVLLIICALSLNAQTGLKAKIDTILKAYDTKDDPSLVIRVIKDSDIFYSKGFGIANLDYNIKNTDSTVFGIASISKQFTAAAVWSLIRASKLSLEDNLTSFFPDFPNYAKSIKIKHLLNHSSGIRNYHTTMYLSGFDYDKDYYDNAYVLDLAQRQKHGNHIPGEKIIYSNTNYNLLALIVEQISGQNLDEYLKAQILIPLGMTDTFVRIAHGKPIKNRAVGYQKQKDGYVFNTSNQLSYGAGSMGSNLKDMTLWAKMLNEETPEFRALAKFLKTTEVLLNGEKASYARGLMVDDYKGFETLSHSGFSFGGQTQLITVPEEHIGIIILTNLQSINPTPISYEILNLFLQEKEKKVDTCVSFKSQQLNQFTGDYKEINSDMAMQISIENDTLKTLGTFGETKIPLVQKGFNTFARLNAQNVKYDFNSTSEYDMIISFGGTPFYFKRAQLIKENPSNLKDFTGNYYSEELQTTYHFFVEDNTLKLSYTNHDNITLYPVQLNQFGNRDRTLFHFTTSNNNVTGMLLSCDGQVSDIEFTKDQTQF; via the coding sequence ATGTCAACCCTAAAAATATATTACTCCGTACTACTTATTATTTGTGCTCTTAGCCTTAATGCTCAAACTGGCTTGAAGGCTAAAATAGATACCATTTTGAAAGCTTATGACACAAAAGATGATCCTAGTCTAGTAATTAGAGTTATAAAAGATAGTGATATCTTCTATTCAAAAGGTTTCGGAATTGCCAATTTAGATTACAATATAAAAAATACCGATTCTACCGTTTTTGGTATCGCCTCAATTAGTAAGCAATTTACCGCTGCTGCTGTTTGGTCCTTAATTAGAGCATCTAAATTAAGTTTAGAGGATAACCTTACTTCGTTTTTTCCAGATTTTCCTAATTACGCAAAATCAATAAAAATAAAACATCTTTTAAATCACTCCAGCGGAATTAGAAATTATCATACTACGATGTATTTATCGGGTTTTGATTATGATAAAGATTATTATGATAATGCCTATGTTCTAGATTTGGCTCAAAGACAGAAACATGGTAATCATATTCCTGGCGAAAAAATTATCTATTCGAATACAAATTATAATCTATTGGCTTTAATTGTAGAACAGATCTCAGGTCAAAATTTAGATGAGTATCTAAAAGCTCAAATTCTAATACCGTTAGGCATGACAGATACATTTGTAAGAATTGCTCACGGTAAACCAATAAAAAATAGAGCTGTAGGTTACCAAAAGCAAAAAGATGGCTATGTTTTTAACACATCTAACCAATTAAGTTACGGTGCAGGAAGTATGGGTAGTAACCTTAAAGATATGACGCTATGGGCGAAAATGCTTAATGAAGAAACTCCCGAATTTAGAGCGCTGGCTAAATTTCTTAAAACGACTGAAGTATTGCTTAATGGTGAAAAAGCAAGTTATGCAAGAGGTTTAATGGTTGACGATTACAAAGGTTTTGAAACCTTAAGTCATAGTGGTTTTAGTTTTGGAGGTCAAACGCAACTCATAACTGTTCCAGAGGAACATATTGGTATTATTATACTCACCAATTTACAATCTATAAACCCGACCCCTATTTCTTATGAGATTTTAAATTTATTTTTACAAGAAAAGGAAAAGAAAGTAGATACATGCGTTAGTTTTAAATCACAACAATTGAATCAATTTACGGGAGATTACAAAGAAATCAATAGCGATATGGCGATGCAAATTTCTATCGAAAATGATACATTAAAAACATTAGGCACTTTTGGGGAGACCAAGATACCACTTGTACAAAAAGGCTTTAATACGTTTGCAAGGCTTAATGCTCAAAATGTAAAATATGATTTTAATAGCACGTCAGAGTACGATATGATCATCTCATTTGGAGGTACGCCTTTTTATTTTAAGCGCGCGCAACTTATAAAAGAAAACCCTAGTAATTTAAAAGACTTTACTGGAAACTATTATTCTGAAGAGCTACAAACAACGTATCATTTTTTTGTTGAAGACAATACACTAAAGCTATCCTATACAAATCACGATAATATCACCCTATACCCCGTACAATTGAATCAATTTGGAAATAGAGATAGAACACTCTTTCATTTCACTACATCTAATAATAACGTAACAGGGATGTTATTGTCTTGCGACGGACAAGTGAGTGACATTGAATTTACTAAAGATCAAACCCAATTTTAA
- a CDS encoding SufE family protein, giving the protein MSISEIQEEIIEEFAMFEDWEERYQYMIDLGKSLPLIDEKYKTEDHIIKGCQSRVWVHAAMNDDKVEFTADSDAIITKGIIAILIRAFSNQNPNAIIEANTDFIDKIGLKEHLSPTRANGLVSMIKQLKMYAIAYKTQLN; this is encoded by the coding sequence ATGAGCATTTCAGAAATACAAGAAGAAATCATTGAAGAATTCGCCATGTTTGAAGACTGGGAAGAACGCTATCAATATATGATAGATCTCGGTAAATCCTTGCCTTTAATTGACGAAAAATATAAAACTGAAGACCATATCATCAAAGGCTGCCAAAGTAGAGTTTGGGTTCATGCCGCAATGAATGACGATAAAGTAGAATTTACAGCAGATAGTGACGCCATTATCACAAAAGGCATCATTGCTATTTTAATAAGAGCGTTTTCTAATCAAAACCCTAATGCCATTATAGAGGCGAATACCGATTTTATTGATAAAATTGGACTTAAAGAACATTTGTCTCCAACTAGAGCAAATGGTTTGGTAAGCATGATCAAGCAATTAAAGATGTATGCCATTGCTTACAAAACACAATTAAACTAA
- the sufB gene encoding Fe-S cluster assembly protein SufB has product MSKYTEDDLREELKTKEYEYGFYTDIESDTFPIGLNEDIVRAISQKKEEPEWMTEWRLEAFRGWQKMVEPEWANVHYKKPDFQAISYYSAPNKKPKYESIDEVDPELLETFKKLGISLDEQKKLAGVAMDVVIDSVSVTTTFKKTLAEKGIIFCSISEAIKEHPELVKKYLGTVVPKTDNFYASLNSAVFSDGSFCYIPKGVRCPMELSTYFRINQAGTGQFERTLVIADKGSYVSYLEGCTAPSRDENQLHAAVVELIALDDAEIKYSTVQNWYPGNSEGKGGVFNFVTKRGICEKNAKISWTQVETGSAVTWKYPSCILKGDNSVGEFYSIAVTNNYQQADTGTKMVHLGKNTKSTIISKGISAGKSQNSYRGLVNISSRADNARNFSQCDSLLMGNECGAHTFPYIEVKNKSAQIEHEATTSKIGEDQIFYCNQRGIDTEKAIALIVNGFSKEVLNKLPMEFAVEAQKLLEISLEGSVG; this is encoded by the coding sequence ATGTCAAAATACACAGAAGACGATTTAAGGGAAGAATTAAAAACCAAAGAATATGAGTATGGTTTTTATACAGACATTGAGTCTGATACATTTCCTATAGGTTTAAATGAAGATATTGTACGAGCCATCTCCCAGAAAAAAGAGGAGCCAGAATGGATGACAGAGTGGCGTCTTGAAGCGTTTCGTGGTTGGCAAAAAATGGTGGAGCCAGAATGGGCTAACGTTCATTACAAGAAGCCAGATTTTCAGGCTATTTCTTATTATTCCGCCCCTAATAAAAAACCAAAATACGAGAGTATTGATGAGGTAGATCCGGAATTGTTGGAAACCTTTAAAAAACTGGGGATTTCATTAGACGAGCAGAAAAAGCTTGCTGGCGTTGCTATGGATGTGGTTATTGATTCTGTATCGGTTACCACAACGTTTAAAAAGACTTTAGCTGAAAAGGGGATTATTTTTTGTTCCATTTCCGAAGCTATAAAAGAGCACCCAGAACTCGTTAAAAAATACTTAGGAACCGTTGTTCCTAAAACAGATAATTTTTACGCCTCTCTAAACAGCGCGGTATTTAGTGATGGTAGCTTTTGCTACATTCCTAAAGGCGTGCGTTGCCCGATGGAACTGTCTACCTATTTTAGAATTAATCAAGCCGGAACAGGACAGTTTGAAAGAACCTTGGTTATTGCAGATAAAGGCAGTTACGTTAGCTATTTAGAAGGATGTACGGCTCCAAGCCGTGATGAGAACCAGCTTCACGCGGCAGTTGTAGAACTGATTGCACTTGATGATGCTGAGATCAAATACTCGACGGTTCAAAATTGGTACCCTGGAAACTCCGAAGGGAAAGGTGGTGTATTCAATTTTGTGACAAAGAGAGGTATCTGCGAAAAAAACGCTAAAATTTCTTGGACTCAAGTAGAAACAGGTAGTGCTGTAACTTGGAAATATCCAAGTTGTATTTTAAAAGGAGATAATTCTGTAGGTGAGTTTTACTCTATTGCTGTAACTAATAACTATCAGCAAGCAGATACAGGTACAAAAATGGTGCACTTGGGTAAAAACACGAAGTCGACTATTATTTCCAAAGGAATTTCTGCAGGGAAGTCCCAAAACTCCTACAGAGGTTTGGTAAATATTAGCTCTAGAGCAGACAACGCGCGTAATTTTTCGCAATGTGATAGTCTGCTGATGGGTAATGAATGTGGTGCACATACTTTTCCTTACATTGAAGTAAAAAACAAATCGGCTCAAATTGAGCATGAGGCCACCACCAGTAAAATTGGTGAAGACCAGATTTTTTACTGTAATCAGCGTGGGATCGATACAGAAAAAGCCATTGCATTAATTGTAAACGGTTTTAGCAAAGAGGTGCTTAATAAGTTGCCTATGGAGTTTGCCGTAGAAGCTCAAAAATTATTGGAAATTAGCCTTGAGGGCTCAGTGGGATAA
- a CDS encoding DUF59 domain-containing protein: MSETKIDTNALGEKIVRILKTIFDPEIPVDIYELGLIYDVFVNEDYDVKILMTLTTPNCPVAETLPLEVEEKVKSLNDVNSAEVEITFDPPWSQDLMSEEAKLELGML, from the coding sequence ATGAGTGAGACTAAAATAGACACCAACGCCCTTGGAGAAAAAATTGTAAGAATTTTAAAAACCATTTTCGATCCAGAAATTCCGGTAGATATTTATGAATTAGGGCTTATTTATGACGTTTTTGTCAATGAGGATTATGATGTCAAAATCTTAATGACGTTGACCACTCCAAACTGCCCAGTTGCAGAGACTTTGCCTTTAGAAGTTGAGGAAAAGGTGAAATCCCTTAACGATGTCAATTCTGCCGAAGTAGAAATCACCTTTGATCCACCATGGAGCCAAGACCTAATGAGCGAAGAAGCGAAGTTAGAATTGGGCATGTTGTAA
- a CDS encoding aminotransferase class V-fold PLP-dependent enzyme, with translation MNDTVKPIDFNVENIRQDFPILQREVNGKPLVYLDNAATSQTPKQVIDVIVDYYSNYNANIHRGVHTLSQEATDLYEQARIKIQNHFNIEKSYEVILTSGTTHGINLVASGFASLLKKGDEIIVSALEHHSNIVPWQMLCERTGATLRVVPMDVNGQLLLEDYDQLLSEKTKLVFVNHISNALGTINPIKLMIEKAHAVGAAVLVDGAQSCPHLKPDLQALDVDFYVTSAHKICGPTGVGMLYGKEAWLTKLPPYQGGGEMIDQVSFEKTTYAGLPHKFEAGTPNICGGIAFGAALDYMNIVGFDAIATYEHSLLEYATKALSQIEGLKIYGPKDLEAKTSVVSFNIEGIHPYDIGTILDKMGIAVRTGHHCAQPIMDFFKIPGTVRASFAFYNTMEEIDALVSGVKKAKMMLS, from the coding sequence ATGAACGACACTGTAAAACCTATCGATTTTAACGTTGAAAATATAAGACAAGACTTTCCTATTCTGCAACGCGAGGTCAATGGGAAACCCTTGGTATATTTAGATAATGCCGCAACGTCGCAAACACCGAAGCAGGTGATTGATGTGATTGTAGACTATTATTCTAATTACAATGCTAATATCCATAGAGGCGTTCATACCTTAAGTCAAGAAGCGACTGATTTGTATGAGCAGGCCCGAATCAAAATCCAAAATCATTTTAATATTGAAAAGAGTTACGAGGTTATTTTAACTTCTGGCACCACTCATGGTATTAATTTAGTAGCAAGTGGCTTTGCATCCTTATTAAAAAAAGGCGATGAGATTATAGTATCTGCATTAGAACACCATAGCAACATCGTGCCTTGGCAAATGCTGTGCGAGCGCACAGGTGCTACTTTAAGAGTCGTGCCTATGGATGTTAATGGCCAGCTACTTTTAGAGGACTACGATCAACTACTTTCAGAAAAAACGAAACTCGTATTTGTCAACCATATTTCGAATGCTCTAGGCACCATCAACCCTATAAAACTGATGATTGAGAAAGCACATGCTGTTGGAGCCGCGGTTTTAGTAGATGGTGCACAATCCTGTCCGCATCTTAAACCAGACCTACAGGCATTAGATGTTGATTTTTACGTAACTTCTGCTCATAAAATTTGCGGTCCTACGGGTGTTGGCATGCTGTATGGAAAAGAAGCATGGTTAACCAAGTTGCCGCCGTATCAAGGAGGTGGCGAAATGATAGATCAGGTGTCTTTTGAGAAAACGACCTATGCAGGTTTACCTCATAAATTTGAAGCAGGAACGCCAAACATTTGTGGCGGAATCGCTTTTGGTGCAGCCTTAGATTATATGAATATCGTTGGTTTTGATGCTATTGCTACATATGAGCACAGTTTGCTTGAATACGCTACCAAAGCATTATCTCAAATAGAAGGGCTTAAAATTTATGGGCCTAAAGATTTAGAAGCAAAAACATCTGTTGTTTCTTTTAATATCGAAGGCATACACCCTTATGATATTGGTACTATTTTAGATAAAATGGGCATCGCTGTTCGTACGGGACATCATTGTGCACAACCCATTATGGATTTCTTTAAAATTCCTGGAACGGTAAGGGCTTCTTTCGCGTTTTACAATACTATGGAAGAAATCGATGCGCTAGTTTCTGGTGTAAAGAAAGCAAAAATGATGCTGTCTTAA